Proteins found in one Nerophis lumbriciformis linkage group LG27, RoL_Nlum_v2.1, whole genome shotgun sequence genomic segment:
- the LOC133624299 gene encoding afadin- and alpha-actinin-binding protein produces MDCSEQERGKELDKQMFRLQDMLKWEQAKNSRLQLRCKQQEAELKRREQQSNRMKERLTQLNDREKDKEQHIQLLNFLPGGRGRKEQPIKAIKQEEAMLLLMLERREAELREAMKLRHSTTTLLHAIRLDMEQTLSNVQNAEYEFLNEDKRLIQAESALGDHVTGGVLQSWKQVQSKLRDLLTEGHTGVSTDQDKLLTQLHAELKESQQIVKLQQQILQDSLPSLGPSELTDSYYLEEWERLQARWAEFEHQKQTFERERQSFTDAAIRLSLERRDFEHQKALILKQQYLSCCTQE; encoded by the exons ATGGACTGCAGTGAGCAA GAACGAGGGAAAGAATTGGACAAGCAAATGTTCAGACTTCAGGACATGTTGAAGTGGGAACAGGCCAAA AATTCCCGTCTGCAGCTGAGGTGTAAGCAGCAGGAAGCGGAGCTGAAGCGCAGAGAGCAGCAAAGCAACCGAATGAAAGAACGACTGACTCAGCTAAATGACAGAGAGAAGGACAAAGAACAGC ACATCCAGCTGTTGAACTTTCTACCTGGCGGTCGAGGCAGGAAGGAGCAGCCGATCAAAGCAATTAA ACAAGAGGAAGCGATGCTGCTTCTGATGCTGGAGCGCAGAGAAGCAGAACTACGAGAGGCCATGAAGCTGCGACACAGCACCACCACCTTGCTGCACGCCATCCGACTAGACATGGAGCAA ACCTTGTCAAACGTTCAGAATGCTGAGTATGAAttcctaaatgaagacaaaaggtTAATTCAAGCCGAGTCAGCACTTGGTGACCATGTGACGGGAGGTGTGCTTCAAAGTTGGAAACAAGTGCAGAGTAAACTGAGGGATCTTCTGACTGAAG GACACACTGGTGTTAGCACTGATCAGGACAAACTGCTGACTCAGCTGCATGCAGAACTCAAAGAAAGTCAACAGATTGTCAAACTACAACAACAAATTCTGCAG GACAGTCTTCCATCGTTGGGCCCGTCAGAGCTGACTGATTCTTACTACTTGGAAGAGTGGGAGCGACTTCAAGCGCGTTGGGCGGAGTTTGAACATCAGAAGCAGACTTTTGAGAGGGAGAGGCAGTCCTTCACTGACGCCGCCATACGCTTAAGCCTTGAA CGTCGGGACTTTGAGCATCAGAAGGCGTTGATACTGAAGCAACAATATCTAAGTTGCTGCACGCAGGAA